The genomic DNA CCCGGCTGGCAGGGGAGGGCGCACCGATCCTGTGGAACGACATACCGACCCTGCCGCTGTACCGCCAGCAGCGCACCGTGCTGACATCGAACAAGATGTATGCCGTGAGCAGCAATCCGACGCGGTGGGGCGCGGGCTGGAACATGGACCGCTGGAAGTTGTCCACATGAGCCAAGATGTTTCCCGGCTGGTCAGGAGACTGATCCGGGAGGTCCCCGACTTCCCCGAACCCGGGGTGCAGTTCAAGGACCTGACCCCGTTGCTGGCCGACGCCGAGGGCCTGAGCGCGGTAACCGACGCATTGGCCGCCACCGCGGCCGACGCCGACCTGGTCGCAGGCCTGGACGCGCGCGGTTTTCTGTTGGGTGCCGCGGTCGCGACCCGACTCGGCACCGGTGTCCTGGCGGTACGCAAGGGCGGGAAACTGCCGCCTCCGGTGCACAGCGTGACCTATCAGCTCGAGTACGGCAGCGCGACCCTGGAGATCCCGGCCGACGGGATTGACATCGCCGGGCGCAACATTGTGATCATCGACGATGTCCTGGCCACCGGCGGCACGCTGGCAGCGGCGATGCGGCTGCTCGAGGCCGGCGGTGCCAACGTGCTGAGCGCCGCTGTGGTGCTGGAATTGACGGCCCTGGGCGGCCGGGACGTGGTGGCACCGCTGACGGTCAGCAGCCTGCACACGGTGTGAGGGATATCCTCGGGATCTGAGCGAAAATCGGGAGGTGACGATGGCCGGCGATACGGGTACGGACGCAACTACGGGCCAGACAGTCAAGTTGCCCCCGACGCTGCCGGGATCCACCGAATCCGACCCCACCAAGGCGCTGGACGCGGCGAAGCTTCCGGATACGACCAAGACCAGTGCCTCCCGCCGGGTGCGCGCGCGGCTGGCCCGCCGGATGACCGCGCAGC from Mycobacterium sp. DL440 includes the following:
- a CDS encoding adenine phosphoribosyltransferase translates to MSQDVSRLVRRLIREVPDFPEPGVQFKDLTPLLADAEGLSAVTDALAATAADADLVAGLDARGFLLGAAVATRLGTGVLAVRKGGKLPPPVHSVTYQLEYGSATLEIPADGIDIAGRNIVIIDDVLATGGTLAAAMRLLEAGGANVLSAAVVLELTALGGRDVVAPLTVSSLHTV